The following are encoded in a window of Anopheles gambiae chromosome X, idAnoGambNW_F1_1, whole genome shotgun sequence genomic DNA:
- the LOC1272275 gene encoding sushi, von Willebrand factor type A, EGF and pentraxin domain-containing protein 1 codes for MMESLAIHRCVVLPLVILVIVFAAGGQETSESANSFTEDSLSSGEEDSTTWQLPEQEYPDLEQAGSTAENNDQQSGTVTEDLDQTPSTTASPDRRLEQANARFQANIGRLKRSNDRLDIVFLIDASSSVGRANFHSELRFVKKLLAGFDVSVNRTRVALVTFSSRKKVIRHVDHISQPLPGNDKCLLLNYQLPGIEYSGGGTYTYGALWEAEEIFARDSYPERIIFLITDGYSNGQSPIPIAERLKQNGVQIFSIGIESGNEEELTSIATSAEHRYLLGSFEQFESLVRQALHLDYRHGPSVPLANGSLCDRLCDRGKVREHGSELVAGCCDAHAVCSCLTTSGHYRCICRPGFTGSGLRGDCHPCPNGTYWTAGSTCESCPHARHITLTLGATSEKECVCPRGYQENEDGRCVAITCPELQAPENGYFVMEPKPCSQVLNAACGTRCRPGYELTGSSIRLCQENGEWSGTEAKCTMKKCPPLNIPYYGMAVCSNPDLDLLYDYTPRNKSFLQNYSMSAERFTEAMPIDTECSFTCGPGFYLKGSHNRNCLPLSKWDGLQTTCKQILCPALPKVAFATYDPTDCAESKSAFGTNCTLICDFGFEMKGGPSTKQCGGKRTGTWSKLKTPRCIDIAPPYIECPGNYTVLMDDDFPHALVRRLQQPYVFDNSGDNFTYWSKPGIKEDGIRLALGDHEFSYIAMDAFKNKARCSFTVTVIDLTPPVFEQCLDGPVHYVSDSANRQETFVRWEEPLVYDNSGRNVTVTQNVTFGYLPAGRHAVRYLAVDASGNEAECVLRVEVKQYTCDHIPEPRNGYSICAYNASHAWCEIGCKEDYMFSLQPEETIRLVCDRANPTWGEQLEVPECSKVIGSSGVEKIITIRLDDEMDPGLCNDTDAINEVSEAFSDGLRQEMCGDQADCTLMTTLPACPAGNGGADTAEDTAVRYSIVKRSVNAQPSTTPDPGRANDRAMVKIFVYKRVSQELGLWRPDGKQSENIKRIKEELEKINGKKKLRRRLGALNLDLSVLKLDEKIRCANGSISKKLVCVHCPRGTYHNYTTNSCLSCPIGSYNDQTGQTSCQPCPEHHSTRKLNAKHAHECKPQCPPGTVARLKLLKKTKPNGGNVNGAVKYHKTLMPFCRLCEPGQYQEQYNRAQCLACPSNHSSPRGSKSAADCFPIGGQLCNGTVGNVCGVGGRCVVDPSSLLGYQCVCDENYVGEHCEIALNPCGSAPCYNGGRCVSNGSAGFVCHCQPPYTGGPLCEFYVDPCRSDHCKNGGSCVEVDGRPFCECPLGYDGERCEWRKDFCTPNPCEFEGMCVNVDEGYSCACPSGKTGRRCHLEPCDYLPCPAGSMCLNGANDTAAGNDRFTVALQTQQLPSNSGSLAYSYRCVCPVGLRGTSCAELDNPCETSRYCRNGATCEPAKLRVVGASTAEDYDDESYRKVRCHCPPEYHGSRCELLLSAAFELEFPRTGVQAYVKLVADSSDATDLRAISMCGWYRTDDDFNYGTLLSYATATVDNAFTLTDYSGLVLYVNGAHVVTNVSLNDGEWHFVCVSWTSAGGRYVLYVDGERSAYGSSLSEGAPIQSGGLYVFGQEQDVLGGGFSETESYRGRMAYVDLWKRELELEEVGRLYRTCAPYSGDLVRWIDLRLQTVGLVRIVASSFCRDCPRNHSLPNGSVRYDGTRAVFQCDEGYELIGPSFSECLRTSQWTAGVQFCKLTRCGTIGAPLNGQVLLTKTSFGGEARFSCDDGFLIAGAELLHCTARGTWSGPPPDCISIVKCPPLVLEAHDGRAPVIYATERGVIQQHLDSYDVGVLAEVRCLPEYALTEDNLLTCLESGQWDLPLPECVPIPPTTTPEPSRDTQPALIIRVNRRPDVHFWKQLRDYLFHGCTPPAVPGRGLSLFCYSATGTIAGNNWTDLSGFSLQRDAPRLTNIDVRLLGFLMRTVKPNLNRVVPQNLLHFILYGSVDPIAPEMRYPGHIENAYRFVICQFIDVILMDRELNYDDELVVDIGQEENTNTKIKHLLKNVAHAVYPQYQRLLEERSARESAALKKIIELADRVPGSTSTTTTTTTTTAAPPKRCPLSHLPSPPIDSHVAMVALATLHRPAGEWRLEQLLSSGQLADPGDRIQFGCDAGFSMRGSAVTVCGADGRWTMVEGFCEGAVCEHPPTRANMLIAPGSRDKQYYVDDEIEYRCEPGYTIKGHPIVKCLPNGRWTPMVARCTRISCGRPKNLPMAYILAGSSFLYGDSLKVRCRQSSIDITCQSTGQWTSFDQCFQTAAVPVGR; via the exons ATGATGGAGTCGTTAGCGATACATCGGTGTGTAGTGTTACCGCTTGTGATATTGGTAATAGTGTTTGCTGCCGGGGGACAGGAAACATCCGAAAGCGCGAATTCGTTTACGGAGGATTCACTCAGCTCTGGCGAGGAAGATTCCACCACGTGGCAGTTACCTGAGCAAGAGTATCCGGATCTCGAACAGGCTGGCTCAACCGCAGAAAACAACGATCAACAGTCCGGCACAGTAACGGAGGACCTCGATCAAACGCCGTCAACAACTGCTTCCCCCGACCGACGACTGGAGCAGGCGAACGCTCGCTTTCAGGCTAACATTGGCCGGCTGAAGCGGAGCAACGATCGGCTCGACATCGTGTTTCTGATCGATGCCAGCTCGAGCGTCGGCCGGGCCAACTTCCACAGCGAGCTCCGGTTCGTGAAGAAGCTGCTCGCCGGCTTCGACGTGAGCGTGAACCGTACGCGCGTGGCGCTGGTCACGTTCAGCTCGCGCAAAAAGGTAATCCGTCACGTCGATCACATATCGCAGCCACTGCCCGGGAACGATAAATGCCTGCTGCTCAACTATCAGCTGCCGGGCATCGAGTACAGTGGGGGCGGCACCTACACCTACGGTGCGCTGTGGGAAGCGGAAGAGATCTTCGCCCGGGACAGCTACCCGGAGCGAATCATATTTCTCATTACGGACGGGTACTCGAACGGCCAGAGCCCGATACCGATCGCAGAGCGGCTGAAACAGAACGGAGTGCAGATCTTCTCGATCGGCATCGAGAGCGGTAACGAGGAGGAGTTGACCAGCATTGCCACGTCCGCCGAGCATCGCTATCTGCTCGGCAGCTTCGAGCAGTTCGAGTCGCTGGTCCGGCAAGCGCTCCATCTCGACTACCGCCATGGTCCCTCCGTGCCGTTGGCTAACGGGTCGCTCTGCGATCGGTTGTGTGACAGAGGGAAGGTAAGAGAGCACGGTTCGGAGTTGGTGGCCGGCTGCTGTGATGCACACGCTGTCTGTAGTTGCCTCACCACCTCCGGCCATTACCGTTGCATCTGCCGGCCGGGCTTTACCGGGTCGGGACTGCGCGGAGACTGTCATCCCTGCCCGAATGGGACCTACTGGACGGCCGGTAGTACCTGTGAGTCGTGTCCGCACGCACGCCACATCACACTGACGCTCGGTGCGACCTCCGAAAAGGAGTGCGTGTGTCCTCGCGGCTACCAGGAAAACGAGGATGGCCGCTGCGTTGCCATCACCTGTCCGGAGCTGCAGGCTCCTGAGAACGGATACTTCGTGATGGAGCCGAAGCCGTGCAGTCAGGTGCTGAATGCGGCTTGCGGTACGCGTTGCCGGCCGGGGTATGAGCTGACGGGGAGCAGCATTCGTCTGTGTCAGGAAAATGGCGAATGGTCCGGCACGGAAGCAAAGTGTACGA TGAAGAAGTGTCCACCGCTAAACATTCCGTACTACGGTATGGCCGTATGCAGCAATCCGGATCTCGACCTTCTGTATGACTACACGCCCCGAAACAAGTCGTTTCTGCAGAACTACAGCATGTCGGCGGAACGGTTCACCGAAGCGATGCCCATCGATACCGAGTGCTCGTTTACGTGCGGTCCTGGATTCTATCTGAAGGGTTCACACAACCGAAACTGTCTGCCCTTGTCCAAGTGGGACGGGTTACAGACAACCTGCAAGC AGATCCTATGCCCAGCGCTGCCCAAGGTCGCATTCGCCACGTACGATCCGACGGACTGTGCCGAGTCCAAGTCGGCCTTCGGTACCAACTGCACGCTGATATGCGACTTTGGCTTCGAGATGAAGGGCGGTCCCTCGACCAAGCAGTGTGGCGGCAAACGGACCGGCACGTGGAGCAAGCTGAAAACGCCCCGCTGCATCGATATCGCCCCACCGTACATCGAGTGTCCGGGCAACTACACcgtgctgatggacgacgacTTCCCGCACGCGCTGGTCCGCCGGCTCCAGCAACCGTACGTGTTCGACAACAGTGGCGACAACTTTACGTACTGGTCGAAGCCGGGCATTAAGGAGGACGGAATTCGGCTCGCCCTTGGCGATCACGAGTTTAGCTACATCGCGATGGATGCGTTCAAGAATAAGGCCCGCTGTAGCTTCACCGTCACAGTGATCGATCTAACGCCGCCCGTCTTCGAGCAGTGCCTGGATGGCCCGGTACACTACGTAAGTGACAGTGCCAACCGGCAGGAAACGTTCGTCCGCTGGGAGGAACCGCTGGTGTACGACAATTCCGGGCGTAACGTTACCGTCACGCAGAACGTAACCTTCGGCTATCTGCCGGCAGGGCGCCACGCCGTACGGTATCTGGCAGTGGACGCCTCCGGCAACGAAGCCGAGTGTGTGCTGAGGGTCGAGGTGAAGCAGTACACCTGCGATCACATACCGGAGCCGCGGAACGGCTACTCGATCTGTGCGTACAACGCCTCCCACGCTTGGTGCGAGATCGGCTGCAAGGAGGATTACATGTTTAGCCTGCAGCCGGAGGAAACCATCCGGCTGGTGTGCGATCGGGCCAACCCAACGTGGGGCGAGCAGCTGGAAGTGCCGGAATGCAGCAAGGTGATCGGCTCGTCCGGGGTGGAAAAGATCATCACCATCCGGCTGGACGACGAGATGGATCCCGGACTCTGCAACGATACGGATGCCATCAACGAGGTGTCGGAAGCGTTCAGCGATGGGCTGCGACAGGAGATGTGCGGCGACCAGGCGGACTGTACGCTGATGACGACCCTGCCGGCCTGTCCTGCCGGCAACGGGGGTGCGGACACCGCGGAGGACACTGCGGTACGGTACAGTATCGTAAAGCGTAGCGTTAATGCGCAGCCGTCTACTACGCCCGATCCGGGCCGGGCGAACGATCGGGCAATGGTTAAGATATTCGTGTACAAGCGCGTCTCCCAGGAACTTGGGCTGTGGCGTCCCGATGGCAAGCAGTCGGAAAATATAAAG CGTATAAAAGAGGAGCTCGAGAAGATCAATGGAAAGAAGAAGCTGCGCCGTCGGCTTGGTGCTCTGAATTTGGACCTAAGCGTCCTAAAGCTGGACGAGAAGATACGCTGCGCGAACGGGAGCATTTCAAAGAAATTGGTTTGTG TGCACTGCCCCCGGGGTACGTACCACAACTACACCACCAACAGCTGCCTGAGCTGCCCGATTGGGTCGTACAACGATCAAACGGGCCAGACCAGCTGCCAGCCATGCCCGGAGCATCATTCCACGCGCAAACTCAATGCCAAACACGCCCACGAATGTAAACCCCAGTGTCCGCCGGGGACGGTGGCAAGGTTGAAGCtgttgaagaaaacaaaacccaatgGTGGAAACGTCAACGGTGCGGTGAAGTACCATAAGACGCTGATGCCGTTCTGTCGCCTGTGTGAGCCGGGACAGTACCAGGAGCAGTACAACCGGGCCCAGTGTCTAGCGTGCCCATCCAACCACAGTTCGCCTCGTGGATCGAAGTCAGCCGCCGACTGCTTCCCGATCGGCGGCCAGCTGTGCAACGGTACGGTCGGTAACGTGTGCGGAGTTGGTGGTCGGTGTGTGGTCGACCCTAGCTCACTGCTCGGCTATCAGTGCGTCTGTGACGAGAACTATGTTGGGGAACACTGCGAGATTGCGCTAAATCCGTGCGGCTCGGCACCCTGCTACAATGGGGGACGGTGCGTGAGCAACGGTAGTGCCGGGTTTGTCTGCCACTGTCAACCGCCTTATACTGGCGGTCCACTGTGTGAGTTTTACGTGGATCCGTGCCGGTCGGACCATTGCAAGAACGGTGGCAGCTGCGTGGAGGTAGACGGTCGTCCATTCTGCGAGTGCCCGTTGGGCTACGACGGGGAGCGGTGCGAGTGGCGCAAAGACTTCTGTACGCCCAATCCGTGCGAGTTCGAGGGTATGTGCGTTAACGTCGACGAGGGCTATAGTTGTGCCTGCCCGAGCGGTAAAACCGGACGTCGGTGCCATCTGGAACCGTGCGACTATCTGCCCTGCCCGGCGGGCTCAATGTGTCTGAACGGAGCAAACGATACGGCCGCTGGGAACGATAGGTTCACGGTGGCTCTGCAGACACAGCAGCTGCCATCCAACTCAGGCTCGCTGGCGTACTCGTACCGGTGTGTCTGTCCAGTCGGATTGCGGGGGACCAGCTGTGCCGAACTGGACAATCCGTGTGAAACGTCCAGGTACTGCCGGAACGGGGCGACCTGTGAACCGGCCAAACTGCGAGTCGTCGGAGCTAGTACGGCCGAAGATTATGATGACGAAAGCTACCGTAAGGTACGATGTCACTGCCCGCCGGAGTATCATGGTAGCAGATGTGAGCTGCTACTGTCGGCCGCCTTCGAGCTGGAGTTTCCTCGTACCGGGGTGCAGGCGTACGTCAAGCTGGTAGCAGACAGCAGCGATGCGACGGATCTGCGGGCGATCAGCATGTGCGGTTGGTACCGGACGGACGATGACTTCAACTACGGCACACTGTTGTCGTATGCAACGGCCACCGTCGACAATGCGTTCACACTGACCGACTACAGCGGGCTGGTACTGTACGTAAACGGTGCCCACGTCGTCACGAACGTCTCGTTGAACGATGGCGAATGGCACTTTGTATGCGTCAGCTGGACAAGTGCAGGTGGACGGTACGTGCTGTACGTCGACGGGGAACGGAGTGCATACGGGTCGAGTCTAAGCGAAGGTGCACCGATACAGTCGGGCGGTTTGTACGTGTTTGGCCAGGAACAGGATGTACTTGGTGGCGGATTCAGCGAGACGGAATCGTACCGAGGTCGCATGGCGTACGTAGACCTGTGGAAGCGCGAGCTTGAGCTGGAGGAGGTCGGTCGTCTCTACCGTACCTGCGCACCGTACAGCGGGGATCTGGTGCGATGGATAGATCTACGACTGCAGACGGTCGGACTGGTGCGCATCGTAGCGTCGAGCTTTTGCCGCGACTGTCCGCGGAATCATTCGCTACCGAATGGGTCAGTACGGTACGACGGTACGAGAGCTGTGTTCCAGTGTGACGAAGGCTACGAGCTGATCGGACCATCGTTTTCGGAATGTCTGCGCACGTCCCAGTGGACTGCGGGCGTACAGTTCTGCAAGC TAACACGCTGCGGTACCATCGGTGCTCCATTGAACGGTCAGGTCCTACTAACGAAGACCAGCTTCGGAGGCGAGGCTCGGTTTAGCTGCGACGATGGATTCCTCATTGCCGGCGCGGAGCTTCTGCATTGCACTGCCCGCGGTACCTGGTCTGGGCCGCCGCCCGACTGCATAAGCATCGTCAAATGTCCGCCGCTGGTGCTGGAAGCGCACGATGGCCGCGCACCTGTCATCTACGCAACCGAACGGGGCGTCATTCAGCAGCACCTGGACAGCTACGATGTGGGCGTGCTGGCGGAAGTACGCTGCCTGCCTGAGTACGCCCTAACCGAGGACAATCTGCTCACCTGCCTCGAGAGCGGCCAGTGGGATCTACCGCTGCCCGAGTGTGTGCCGATTCCTCCCACGACCACGCCGGAACCGAGCCGGGATACCCAACCGGCCCTCATCATACGCGTCAACCGTCGACCGGATGTGCATTTCTGGAAGCAGCTGCGCGACTACCTGTTCCATGGCTGTACGCCACCGGCCGTACCGGGCCGGGGGCTCTCGCTGTTCTGCTACTCCGCAACCGGCACGATCGCCGGCAACAACTGGACGGATTTGAGCGGGTTCTCGCTGCAGCGCGATGCGCCTCGCCTCACCAACATCGACGTCCGGCTGCTCGGCTTTCTGATGCGCACGGTCAAGCCGAACCTCAACCGGGTGGTACCGCAAAACCTGCTGCACTTCATACTGTATGGCTCGGTGGACCCGATCGCACCGGAGATGCGCTACCCGGGCCACATCGAGAACGCGTACCGGTTCGTGATCTGCCAGTTTATCGACGTGATCCTGATGGACCGGGAGCTCAACTACGACGACGAGCTGGTGGTGGACATCGGGCAGGAGGAGAACACCAACACCAAGATCAAGCATCTGCTCAAGAACGTGGCCCATGCCGTGTATCCGCAGTACCAGCGGCTGCTGGAGGAGCGGAGCGCGCGCGAATCGGCCGCACTGAAAAAGATTATCGAGCTGGCGGATAGGGTACCGGGGAGTACCtccacgaccacgacgacgacgacaacaactGCCGCTCCGCCGAAGCGATGCCCGCTGAGCCATCTGCCCAGCCCGCCGATCGACAGCCACGTGGCGATGGTTGCGCTGGCCACCCTGCACCGTCCTGCCGGCGAGTGGCGCCTCGAGCAGCTGCTATCGAGCGGCCAGCTGGCCGATCCGGGCGATCGCATCCAGTTCGGTTGCGATGCGGGCTTCAGCATGCGCGGCTCGGCCGTGACCGTGTGCGGTGCGGACGGGCGCTGGACCATGGTGGAAGGCTTCTGCGAGGGTGCCGTATGCGAGCATCCACCGACCCGGGCTAACATGCTGATTGCGCCCGGCTCGCGGGACAAGCAGTACTACGTGGACGACGAGATCGAGTATCGGTGCGAGCCGGGCTACACGATCAAGGGCCATCCGATCGTCAAGTGTCTGCCGAACGGCCGCTGGACCCCGATGGTGGCGCGCTGTACAC GCATCTCCTGTGGACGACCGAAGAATCTGCCGATGGCCTACATACTGGCGGGCAGCTCGTTCCTGTACGGTGACTCGCTGAAGGTTCGCTGCCGGCAGAGCAGTATCGACATCACCTGCCAGTCCACGGGCCAGTGGACATCGTTCGATCAGTGCTTCCAGACTGCTGCCGTTCCCGTAGGTCGTTAG